From the Lactobacillus sp. PV034 genome, the window GAAAACAGCACGTAAACGTCGTGTAAAGAAGCATGTCGAAAACGGCGTTGCTCACATTCATTCTACGTTTAATAACACATTAGTTATGATTACTGATGTACAAGGTAACGCAGTTGCATGGTCATCAGCTGGTGCTTTGGGCTTTAAAGGTAGTCGTAAGTCTACTCCATTTGCTGCACAAATGGCTGCAGAAGCTGCTGCAAAGTCAGCAATGGATCAAGGCATGAAGCATGTAGAAGTTTCAGTTAAAGGACCAGGTGCTGGACGTGAAGCTGCTATTCGAGCACTTCAAGCTGCTGGACTTGAAATCACTGCTATTCGTGACGTAACTCCAGTACCACACAATGGTTCCAGACCACCAAAACGTCGTCGTGTCTAGTTTATTCCTGCATGCAGGATTTTACGTTTTGAAAGGGGCCCATTAAGTAATGATTGAATTTCAAAAACCAAATATTACCGTTGTTGATCAGGAAGAATCATACGGTAAAATTGTTGTCGAACCATTGGAACGCGGTTTTGGTACTACTTTAGGTAACTCACTCCGTCGTGTTTTGTTAACTTCTATTCCGGGAACGGCACTTTCTTACGTCCAAATTGATGGCGTATTGCATGAATTCTCTACAATTCCTGGCGTGAAAGAAGACGTCACAAAAATAATTCTTAATTTGAAGAAACTAGAGTTAAAGTCACTCTCAGATGAAGAAAAGATTGCAGAGATTGATGTAACTGGCCCTGCTATTGTTACAGCAGCTGATTTGAAAGTTGATTCAGATATTGAAGTTTTAAATCCTGATCAATACATTTGTACTATTGCTGAAGGTGGACACTTGCAAATGAATATTGCTATCAAAAATGGTAGAGGATATGTTCCAGCAAGTGAAAATAAGAGAGAGGATATGCCAATTGGTGTTATTCCTGTTGATTCTCTCTTCTCACCTATTAAAAAGGTCAACTACCAAGTCGAGAATACTCGTGTTGGTAAGAGAGACGATTATGACAAATTAACTTTGGAAATTTGGACTAATAGTTCAATCACACCAAATGATGCCCTTAGTTTTGCTTCTAAGATTTTACAAGAACACTTTAAGGTATTTATGTCTACTGATATGGGTGCACAACTTGAAGATGTTATGGTTGAAAAAGAAGACAATAAGAATGAAAAGAAACTTGAGATGACTATTGAAGAGTTAGATCTTTCTGTTCGTTCTTACAACAGTCTTAAACGTGCAGGAATTAACACTGTACAAGAATTAACCGATAAATCTGAGGCAGACATGATGCGTGTTAGAAACTTAGGACGTAAATCATTAGAAGAAGTAAAGAATAAACTTAACGATCTTGGTCTTTCACTTCGTCAAGAAGATTAAGATTCTGAATCAAGGAGGGAAAATCCATGGCTTACCGCAAATTAGGTCGTGATAGTGCTCACAGAAAAGCAATGCTTAGAGAGTTAACTACTCAGTTAATTATGAATGAACGTATTGTTACTACTGAAACACGTGCTAAAGAATTACGTAAAACCGCCGAAAAAATGATTACCTTAGGTAAACGTGGCGATTTAAACGCAAGAAGAAAAGCAGCAACTTTTGTTCGTAACGAAGTTGCAGATATTCATGAAGAAGGTGATGCAGTAGTAGTTAAATCAGCTTTACAAAAGTTGTTTAGCGATATTGCACCACGCTACAAAGACCGTAATGGTGGTTATACTAGAATGTATAAACTTGCTAACCCACGTAAGGGTGACGCTGCACCAATGGTTATCATTGAATTAGTTTAATAATTATTTGTATAAATCTTTCACGAAAGCGAGAATAAGTGCGATGATGGTGGCAATTTGCCTAGTCTAGCTTAGATGTAAATTCATCCCTCTTCGTGGATGATTTTTTTTTACACTTTTTTTGTTTAAGGTTTGTTACAATTATCTTATATAAAATAAGTGAAGTGAAGATTATGGCCAAGGAAATAATTAAAGTAAATAATATTAGTTTTACCTATAAAGATACTGATAAAAAAGCTCTCAATAATATATCTTTTTCTGTGGATAGAGGAGAGTGGATATCTATCGTGGGACATAATGGTTCTGGGAAATCAACATTATCAAAAATTTTAAATGGCTTGTTACTGGCTGATAATAACAACGAATCTTCAGTTATTATCGATGGCCTCCCCATGAATGAAAAAAATGTATGGAAGATTAGAGATAAAATTGGTATTGTATTTCAAAATCCTGACAATGAATTTGTAGGCGCAACTGTGGAAGATGATGTTGCATTTGGTTTAGAAAATCGTAATGTTGACAGAGAAAAGATGATACGAATAGTCTCGCATGTACTTGATGAAGTAAACATGCTTGATTTCAAAAAAACAGAACCTCAAAATCTTTCAGGTGGACAGAAACAGCGGGTAGCTATTGCAGGTATCTTAGCCGTTGATCCGGAAATCATAATTTTGGACGAGGCAACTAGTATGCTTGATCCTGAAGGTAGGAAAGATGTATTGTCCTTAATTAGAGATTTACAAGACAAAAAGAATATTACTGTTCTTTCAATTACTCATAGTATTGAAGAAATCGAAAAGTCGGATCGGATTTTAGTATTAAATAAAGGTAAATTACTCAGGTTTTCTAGACCAGATGAGATATTTACTGATCAGGTACTCATTAAAAATGCCGGACTGCAATTACCATTTATTTATCAATTGAAGAATAATTTAAGGGAAAAGGGACTGTTTATTCCATCTAATATTAGTAGTGAGGAGGAGTTGGTTGAGTATTTATGTCGATAAATTTTAAGAATGTAAATTATACTTATAATTCCAATACACCGATTGCTCATACAGCACTAACAGATATAAATTTGACTATCAAGGATAATATAGTCACTGCCCTGGTTGGTCACACGGGAAGTGGAAAATCGACTCTATTACAACTTCTTGATGGTTTGTTAAAGCCAACAAGTGGGGAAATTAACGTAAATGATTTTATTTTAAAGAGTAAGACGAAAAATAAAGGATTAAAACCATTAAGAAAAGAAATAGGAATAGTATTTCAATATCCCGAGACGCAATTATTTGCTGAAACAGTTTTAGAAGATGTCATGTTTGGACCTAAAAATTTTGGTTATTCAGATAAGGAAGCAGAGGCAACTGCAAGAAAATGGTTAAAGCGAGTTGGCATAGATGAGGATTTATTTCAGCATTCTCCATTTGACCTTTCGGGTGGGCAAATGAGACGAGTGGCTATTGCAGGCGTGCTCGCATATGAGCCAAATATTTTATGTTTAGATGAACCTGCAGCTGGTTTAGATCCTTCGGGTAAAGCGGAAATATTTTCGATTTTTAAGGAATATCAACGTGAGGACCATGGGATTATTCTAGTAAGCCATGATATGAATGATGTTGCAAATTTTGCAGATGAAGTAGTTGTAATGGATCATGGGAAAGTGGCAAGTCATGATAAAGTACAAAATATCTTTTTAGATCCAGAATGGTTGATTAGACATCACTTAAACGAGCCTGAAAGTATTTCCTTTGCTTTAAAACTGAGAAACAGGGGATTAGATATTTCTCCAGCTTTAAATGTTAAAGATTTAGCGGAAGAAATTATCAACGAAGTAGGTGAGAATCTAAATGAGTAAAATAATTGTTGGACGTTATATCCCAGGAAATTCAATTGTTTATAAAATGGATCCTCGAGGAAAAATTTTAGCTTGTTTTTTGTTTATTGTAGTAATATTTTTAGCTAATAATTGGCTTACTTATGCTCTCATTACAATTTTTACATTTTTAGCTGTAATTGCTACTGGATTGAGACCAAAGACTTTTTGGGATGGTGTTAGACCATTTGTCTGGATAATCTTCTTTACTGCTTTGTTGCAATTGTTTTTTTCTCCAGGAGGGAAAATTTATTGGCAATGGACTGTTTTTAGCATTAGCTCTTATGGAATAGTGAGTTCGATTTATCTCTTTATTCGTTTCTTAATGATCATCTTGATTTCAACTGTTTTAACGGTAACCACGACGTCTTTACAAATAGCTGATGGTATTGAATGGATTCTCAACCCATTGAAATATATAAAAGTTCCTGTTGCGGAGATTGCCTTAGTTCTTTCAATTGCTTTACGCTTTGTACCGACCCTAATGGACGAAACAGTAAAAATTGCGAATGCCCAGAGAGCGCGGGGAGCAGACTTTAGTAATGGCTCATTAATACAAAGAGCCAAAGCTGTTATTCCTATTTTGATTCCACTATTTACTAACTCATTGACAGTAGCATTAGATTTAGCAACTGCAATGGAATCAAGAGGATACCGAGAAAATAGCGTTAGAAGCCGATATAGAGTTTTAAAATGGACTAAGTATGATTTACTTAATCTGGGCTTTTTTTTACTTCTAGTGCTTTTATTGATTATATTTAGGACAAAGTAAAGATATGACACGATACAAAATGACTATGGCATATGATGGCCATTTATTTCATGGATTTCAAAAACAACCTAATCAACGTACGGTTCAAGGTACGATTGAAGAGACATTAGAAAAAATGACTAAGGGAAAACGAGTTGTTGTTCATGGATCTGGAAGAACTGATGCTGGTGTTCATGCAAAAGGACAAGTAATACATTTTGATTATCCCGATAAAGAAAATAAAGTTATTCCTGCTAAAAATATGATGTTAGCCATTAATTCACAAATGCCAACTGATATAGTTTTTTTTGAAAGTGAAATTGTAGATCAGGATTTTCATGTCCAGTATTCTACAAAAGGAAAATGGTATCGTTACATTGTTGATCAACATCATTTTACAGATCCCTTTAATCGCTTCTATACAGGACATTTTCCTTATCCTGTAAATGTAGATTTGATGAGACAAGCAAGTAAGGATTTACTTGGGTATCATGATTTTTCAAGTTTTGCGGCAAGCGGTGGACAAATAGTAGATAAGCGTAGAACTATTTACTATGTTAATATTGAGCAAGATCCAGAGAGGAAAGAAATCATTATTGATTTTATTGGAAGTGGATTTTTGTACAATATGGTGCGTATCATGGTAGCTGCACTATTAGAAATTGGAAATGGAAAAAGACCTGTGCATGATTTAAAACGGGTAATTGAAGCTAAAGATCGTCAAGAAGTGCGGGGAACAGCTCCTGCAAGTGGGCTTTATCTCTATCATGTATTTTATGAAGAAGTACCAGAAAAATATCGTTTAGACCATAAAATATATTGACAATTTCCTAAAAGGGACGTAAATTATTATATGTATGTTTGTCCACGATAGGCCCCGGAAACTTATTGTATGTCAAACACAAGAAAACGGAGGAATTCAAATTGCGTACTACCCCATTAGCAAAAACTAGTGATATTAATCGTAAGTGGTATGTTATCGATGCAACTGATATTTCACTTGGTCGATTATCTGCTGCTGTAGCATCAATTTTAAGAGGTAAGAATAAGCCTCAATATACACCAAATGTTGATACTGGTGACAACGTTATCGTTATTAACGCTGGTAAATTGAAATTGACTGGTAAGAAAGCAACTGATAAGATTTACTACCACCACTCAGACTACCGTGGCGGTTTAAAGGCTACTCCAGCTGGTGAATTATTAGCCAACAATCCTGTAAGATTAGTTGAAATGTCTGTTAAAGGCATGTTACCAAAGAATACCCTTGGTCACCAACAATTTATGAAGTTACATGTTTACGCTGGTGAAGACCACGAACATGCAGCACAAAAGCCTGAAAAGTTAGACATTAACAAATAATTCATCTAGGAGGTTTATATAAATGGCACAACAAGCAGCTTATGCTGGAACTGGTCGCCGCAAGGATTCTGTTGCGCGCGTACGCTTAGTACCAGGTAATGGTAAGATTACTGTAAATAAAAAAGATATTAATGATTACATTCCTTTCCCAATTTTAGTTAAGGATTTGAAGCAACCATTAGACATTACTGAAACTGAAGGTCAATACGACATTTTAGTTAACGTTAATGGTGGTGGTTACTCTGGTCAAGCTGGTGCAATTCGTCTTGGTATTGCACGTGCACTTTTAGAAGTTGACCCAGATTTCCGTGCTCCTTTGAAGAAGGCCGGTATGTTAACTCGTGATCCAAGAATGAAGGAAAGAAAGAAGCCAGGTTTGAAGAAGGCCCGCAAAGCTTCACAATTCTCAAAACGTTAATCTTATTATCGTTTCAAATATTTCAAAAAAGAACTCAGCTTATGCTGGGTTCTTTTTTTGAGTTTATAATTACTTTTGAATTTACAGCTTGACTTTATTATCATAAAAAATCTTATTGTTTAGAAATTAGTCGTTGATAAAAATATAAAGTGGATTGAAGTATTAAGAGAGAACAAATTGATTTTATTTCTTAGATTGAAGATAGACTAGACATTTGATAATATGTTAGAAAACCATAGGGGATAATAATAAATTGAATGAGCTATTGGGGTATGAAGATGAAAAAAACTTGCCAAAGACTTTTCTTTAGGGATGAAGGAAAGGTTAGGGATTGGACTAGCGCTAGTGGGAAATCCAAAATTATTAATTTTAGATGAACCAACTAATGGACTTGATCCTTTGGGTATTCAGCAACTTAGAAGTTTAATTACTAATTTAAAAGCAGAAAATATTACTATCCTCATATCTAGTCATATGCTTTCAGAAGTGGAACATTTGGCTGATACAATTGGAATTATTGGAAATGGAAAATTATTATTAGAACAGTCATATAATCCTCAGACTAATTTAGAAGAATTATTTAATAATACTTTGATAAAAGGTGGGGTTCAAAATGTTTAAAACTATTTCTAGTGAATGGTTAAAGAACAAAAGAACGATAGTTAGGAAGTTAGTTTGGTTTTTCCCGCTTTTAGTTGTAATTATGGCAACTCTTCTTTTTATGTCTACAGGTTATGTAGTTCAAACGATTGTTAATCAATGGAGTATTATTTGGGTGAATTTCTTTCTAGCTTTAATTATTGGCTTAATTGATCGACATGAAAAAAATAGTACAGAATATAAAATGATATTAAGTTCACCTATAAATTTATTTAATTATGAATTAGGTAGAATACTTCATGGAGTTCTCCTATCATTTATAGCAACAGTTGTACTAAGTGCTCTGATTCTCTTAGAAAGTTGTTTTATGACTATAACAGTGCCTGTCGTATTTTGCATTATTGCATTATTTGGCATTTTTATTACTTCTCTTTGGGAAATACCATTTTATATATGGCTAAGCCGAGTAACTAATTTATATTTTTCCATTGGAGTTGCTTTTATAGGAAGCATACTTGGTATTTTTATTGCACCAACAGCTTTTGGAAAAGTATTTCCATTTACTTGGATTGATTTAATGCCAGTTTCATTAATTAAAATGAATGTTAATGGATTAATTGTAAAAGACCCTACAGTTCTTTCCAATAACTATTGGACACTGGGAACCTCAATTATTTTGTTTATCGTATTAAGCTTTTTAAGTGCCAGATCTTTTAAAAAGCAGGTGATAGAGCATGCTTAAAAAAATAGTTGGAGCAGAAATAATGAAAATGAGACGTAGTTTTTTATTGTTTCTACATTTAATAATATTAATTTTATTTCCACTTGCTGTAGGGATGTATTATGGAAACAGAAAAGATAGTATTACATCAGCTAGCATGGTAATCATTTTCTTTGAGATTTTGTCTATTTCCTCACCTATTTTAATTAGCATAGTAGTTTCTTCAGTATTTGATCGTGAAGAAAAGGCAGGAAAGTTTAAAAATTGGTTAACTGAGCCAGTAAAAAAAGGGATAGTAGTTCAAGATCAACTTTATTATTATTGGGGCCTATACGGAGTTGAGATTATTGGTACTAGCTTAATTTATTACTTGGTTCTAAGACTAAATTCAGTAAATAATGTTTCGTTTTTGAAATTAATAGGGGTGAGTATAGTTTTTGCATTATGTGGACTAGCTCAGTATGAACTGGCACAATGTGCAGCTTTAAAATGGAATATTGGTGGAACGCTAACTATTGGATTTTTCGGAACAGTAATTTCGTTGTTAAGTATAACAAGTTTATTTGATATAGTTTGGCCAATAATTCCATGGGCTTGGCAAATGCGATTGATTACTTTTTGGCAACCAGGCATAAGTTGGGATTTAATAAAATTAGTGATGATTGAATATCTTATTCCTTTAATTTTTACAATATTAATAATTTTATTTAGTAAATGGTATTTTAATAGATGGGAAGGAAAGTAATAAAGTTTATTACAAGATGCCATGAGTGTTCCTGTTGATGAATATTTTGCGATATTCTTTCGACAGGATTTTTTAATATAGAAAAGTGGATAAAACTTCACTCTAAATTCGATCAATTAAGTCTTTGAGTATTATTGTAATTAAAAAAATATTAAAGTATAATAATTTTAATTTAAAAAAGGGGAGAGTAAGTATCATGATAGAGGAAAATTTTATTTTAGATTTTGATAATAATAAACATGCTGTAATAGAACCAAATCATGATAGACTACCTTTTAAATTTCATGAAAGGTTATTATATGCATTTGTCCCTAAAGACAATATAGACACTTTTTTTAGAGAATAGGCCTTATAAAATATTAGGGAAATTTGATAGTATATCATTTCAACTAAATATTTATGAAATTGAAATAAATAATGAGAAATTAACTCTCTGTCAAGCTCCATTAGGTGCCCCAGCTGCAACTCAGTTATTAGATTGGCTGATTGCATATGGTATCAAAAGTATACTGGCTTTCGGTAATGCTGGCGCTTTAGTAGATTTACCAGAAAATGAGATGGTTTTACCTATCAAGGCAATTAGAGGTGAAGGTACATCATTTTATTATCAAGAACCAAGTAATTTCATTGATATGAAATCATCTTATTTAAGTGAAATTGAAAAAGTAATTACAAGTATGAACTTAGATTATAGAGAAGGAATTACATGGACAACTGATGGTTTCTTTAGAGAAACAGCAAAAAGGGTTAAACAATTTCAAGCGATAGGAGCAGACACAGTAGAAATGGAATGTGCAGCATTAGCAGCGTGTGCTAAGTTTAGAAAAATTAATTTTGCTCAAATTTTATTTACTGGTGATACATTAGCTAACATTACAAATTATGACGAAAGAAATTGGGGCTTAGAATCTCATAGTTTAGGGTTGGAGATTTGTTCGAAAATTTTGAGTAAAATCTAATTAGAATTATGGATTAAAACCTTTTTTCTCTAATCTTCAGAATATCAATTAATATCATTAATTTTTCATCTAGGGTATAATTGTTATGCACGTTAAAGAGGTGAAAATAATGAAATACTTAATTACCGGTGCAACTGGAAATCTTGGACGTCGAGTAACTGAATGGTTGGCAACATTTACAGCGCCGGAAAATATTAAGGCTGGTGTGCATAATCCAGCTCATGGAAAATTCTTAGATAAATTATCTGTGGAAAAAGTAAAAATAGATTATCAACAAAGAGACACCTTGAAGAATGCTTTTAAAGGAATTGATTTGGTTATCTATATTCCAAGTAAGACTTATAAATTAAATGATCGCATCGCTGAGTTTGAAAATGTTTTGGCAGCTGCCAAAGAGAACAAATCTTCTCTTATTTTTGTAAGTTTCTTTGCAGATCAAGAAAATAATCCGTTTGTCATGTCCCCATTTTATGCTTATGTGCCGCGTCGCTTAGCGGGGGCAGGAATCAAGTACACAATTGTAAAAAATACTTTGTATGCCGATCCCTTAGTACCGTATTTATCTGAATTAATTCAGCGACACCATGTAATCTATCCTGTAGGAGCTCAGCCTTTATCTTTTATTACTCAAAATGATAGTGCACATGCAATTGCCAAGCTTGCAGTAGAGCCTGAATTTCGTGATCAAGGACAAACTTATTTGTTAAGTATGGAGCATAATTTTAATATGGTGGAATTAAGCTATATTATGCAAAATGTCACTGAAAAGACTATTACTTATCAGCCAGTTAGTTTAGAAAAATTTGCCCAAATTTATGCGGCTGAAGGTGATGGCTCAGAACTATCATCAATGTATGCGGGAGGAGCAATGGGACTATTAAAAGCTACTTCCGATGATTTTCATCGCATAACTGGTCGTGAGCCGGAAGATATGGAACATTTCTTACGCAACGGTTATCAAATTTCTAAATTAAGTTCTTTCGAGAAAGAACAATTATAAAAAAAGAAGTTAGCTCATGGAGCTAACTTCTTTTTCTTATAAGCTATCTTTAATATTCTTTGCAAGATAGTCGTATAACATAGCTTTTTCTAGTTGACTTGGGTCAATTCCCAAGGCTCTGGCAATCGCATAACTATATGCCCAAGCAGTAGCAGGACCACGGCTTGTAATTACCTTGTGTTCTTCGTCAGTAATAGTAATGTCTTCGCTAAATTTAGCACTTGGACATTCTTCCTGAATTTCATCTTGAAAACCTGGGTAACAAGTATAATTAGTATCTTTTAAGATACCATATCTACCTAAAGCAATTGGTGCAGCACACATTGCAGCATCCCACTTACCTTCTTCATGGCGTTTAACCATAATATCTTTTAACTTATCATCATCGCGTAAGTTGTGGGCACCAACAGTTCCACCAGGAAATGCTACAAGATCGTAATCTAATAAAGAATCATCCACAACTTTATCACAAGTAATCTTAATATTATGAGCACCCATAATACCTTTTTTATCAAGTCCCACCATATCACATTGGACGTTTAAACGGCGAATTACGTCGACAACACTCAGACCTTCAACTTCTTCACAGCCATCTGCAAAGACTACAGCAACTTTAGTCATAATTGTCTCCTTTCAATTACATTTACTATTTATATTCTAACGCATCAATTTAGTTTAGATAAAAAAGACAATCGGCAAATTTCTTAACATGAAGAGTAGGATGGGGCGTAATAGGGACTTTTCGTCCAGTATTTATCCACATAGAATCCACAGCTTCATCATTTGCCTGTTGAATTTCCTCATTTAAATTGGTCCCAATAATTAAGGTCTCTTTTGAATCCCAATTATTGCTAGTGATAATTTGTCTAAAACTACTATCACCAGCCAGAGAAGCTGTTGGAAGCTTTAAAGTTAATTTAGAATTGTTTAGACGAGACGCAATAATCTCATTGGGCAAAAAACTTGTGATAACCAAATTAGTGGCTTCTGTAAGCTGAGATAAATCTTCTTGAATATTTTTAGTTAAACGCGTTTGGTGGATAAGTTGTTGATAAAATTCACTCTTACTTTGATCTAGCTCTATTTCTGGTAGTAAAGCTGTTAAGAGGAGCTGATGTCTTTGTGTCCGTTTTTCGTTTAAGTAACGCTCAAAAAGTTGGTTAAAAAGTTCCTTTTTTTCATCAAAATTATCTATATTAAAGTTTTTAAAAGTATTCTTTAAAGCAGCTCTT encodes:
- a CDS encoding DNA-directed RNA polymerase subunit alpha, encoding MIEFQKPNITVVDQEESYGKIVVEPLERGFGTTLGNSLRRVLLTSIPGTALSYVQIDGVLHEFSTIPGVKEDVTKIILNLKKLELKSLSDEEKIAEIDVTGPAIVTAADLKVDSDIEVLNPDQYICTIAEGGHLQMNIAIKNGRGYVPASENKREDMPIGVIPVDSLFSPIKKVNYQVENTRVGKRDDYDKLTLEIWTNSSITPNDALSFASKILQEHFKVFMSTDMGAQLEDVMVEKEDNKNEKKLEMTIEELDLSVRSYNSLKRAGINTVQELTDKSEADMMRVRNLGRKSLEEVKNKLNDLGLSLRQED
- a CDS encoding DJ-1 family glyoxalase III gives rise to the protein MTKVAVVFADGCEEVEGLSVVDVIRRLNVQCDMVGLDKKGIMGAHNIKITCDKVVDDSLLDYDLVAFPGGTVGAHNLRDDDKLKDIMVKRHEEGKWDAAMCAAPIALGRYGILKDTNYTCYPGFQDEIQEECPSAKFSEDITITDEEHKVITSRGPATAWAYSYAIARALGIDPSQLEKAMLYDYLAKNIKDSL
- a CDS encoding NmrA family NAD(P)-binding protein, with protein sequence MKYLITGATGNLGRRVTEWLATFTAPENIKAGVHNPAHGKFLDKLSVEKVKIDYQQRDTLKNAFKGIDLVIYIPSKTYKLNDRIAEFENVLAAAKENKSSLIFVSFFADQENNPFVMSPFYAYVPRRLAGAGIKYTIVKNTLYADPLVPYLSELIQRHHVIYPVGAQPLSFITQNDSAHAIAKLAVEPEFRDQGQTYLLSMEHNFNMVELSYIMQNVTEKTITYQPVSLEKFAQIYAAEGDGSELSSMYAGGAMGLLKATSDDFHRITGREPEDMEHFLRNGYQISKLSSFEKEQL
- the rpsK gene encoding 30S ribosomal protein S11, with amino-acid sequence MAAKKTARKRRVKKHVENGVAHIHSTFNNTLVMITDVQGNAVAWSSAGALGFKGSRKSTPFAAQMAAEAAAKSAMDQGMKHVEVSVKGPGAGREAAIRALQAAGLEITAIRDVTPVPHNGSRPPKRRRV
- the truA gene encoding tRNA pseudouridine(38-40) synthase TruA — translated: MTRYKMTMAYDGHLFHGFQKQPNQRTVQGTIEETLEKMTKGKRVVVHGSGRTDAGVHAKGQVIHFDYPDKENKVIPAKNMMLAINSQMPTDIVFFESEIVDQDFHVQYSTKGKWYRYIVDQHHFTDPFNRFYTGHFPYPVNVDLMRQASKDLLGYHDFSSFAASGGQIVDKRRTIYYVNIEQDPERKEIIIDFIGSGFLYNMVRIMVAALLEIGNGKRPVHDLKRVIEAKDRQEVRGTAPASGLYLYHVFYEEVPEKYRLDHKIY
- the rplQ gene encoding 50S ribosomal protein L17 — encoded protein: MAYRKLGRDSAHRKAMLRELTTQLIMNERIVTTETRAKELRKTAEKMITLGKRGDLNARRKAATFVRNEVADIHEEGDAVVVKSALQKLFSDIAPRYKDRNGGYTRMYKLANPRKGDAAPMVIIELV
- a CDS encoding energy-coupling factor transporter ATPase gives rise to the protein MAKEIIKVNNISFTYKDTDKKALNNISFSVDRGEWISIVGHNGSGKSTLSKILNGLLLADNNNESSVIIDGLPMNEKNVWKIRDKIGIVFQNPDNEFVGATVEDDVAFGLENRNVDREKMIRIVSHVLDEVNMLDFKKTEPQNLSGGQKQRVAIAGILAVDPEIIILDEATSMLDPEGRKDVLSLIRDLQDKKNITVLSITHSIEEIEKSDRILVLNKGKLLRFSRPDEIFTDQVLIKNAGLQLPFIYQLKNNLREKGLFIPSNISSEEELVEYLCR
- a CDS encoding energy-coupling factor transporter transmembrane component T family protein, which gives rise to MSKIIVGRYIPGNSIVYKMDPRGKILACFLFIVVIFLANNWLTYALITIFTFLAVIATGLRPKTFWDGVRPFVWIIFFTALLQLFFSPGGKIYWQWTVFSISSYGIVSSIYLFIRFLMIILISTVLTVTTTSLQIADGIEWILNPLKYIKVPVAEIALVLSIALRFVPTLMDETVKIANAQRARGADFSNGSLIQRAKAVIPILIPLFTNSLTVALDLATAMESRGYRENSVRSRYRVLKWTKYDLLNLGFFLLLVLLLIIFRTK
- a CDS encoding energy-coupling factor transporter ATPase encodes the protein MSINFKNVNYTYNSNTPIAHTALTDINLTIKDNIVTALVGHTGSGKSTLLQLLDGLLKPTSGEINVNDFILKSKTKNKGLKPLRKEIGIVFQYPETQLFAETVLEDVMFGPKNFGYSDKEAEATARKWLKRVGIDEDLFQHSPFDLSGGQMRRVAIAGVLAYEPNILCLDEPAAGLDPSGKAEIFSIFKEYQREDHGIILVSHDMNDVANFADEVVVMDHGKVASHDKVQNIFLDPEWLIRHHLNEPESISFALKLRNRGLDISPALNVKDLAEEIINEVGENLNE
- the rplM gene encoding 50S ribosomal protein L13 translates to MRTTPLAKTSDINRKWYVIDATDISLGRLSAAVASILRGKNKPQYTPNVDTGDNVIVINAGKLKLTGKKATDKIYYHHSDYRGGLKATPAGELLANNPVRLVEMSVKGMLPKNTLGHQQFMKLHVYAGEDHEHAAQKPEKLDINK
- a CDS encoding lantibiotic immunity ABC transporter MutE/EpiE family permease subunit; this translates as MFKTISSEWLKNKRTIVRKLVWFFPLLVVIMATLLFMSTGYVVQTIVNQWSIIWVNFFLALIIGLIDRHEKNSTEYKMILSSPINLFNYELGRILHGVLLSFIATVVLSALILLESCFMTITVPVVFCIIALFGIFITSLWEIPFYIWLSRVTNLYFSIGVAFIGSILGIFIAPTAFGKVFPFTWIDLMPVSLIKMNVNGLIVKDPTVLSNNYWTLGTSIILFIVLSFLSARSFKKQVIEHA
- the rpsI gene encoding 30S ribosomal protein S9, yielding MAQQAAYAGTGRRKDSVARVRLVPGNGKITVNKKDINDYIPFPILVKDLKQPLDITETEGQYDILVNVNGGGYSGQAGAIRLGIARALLEVDPDFRAPLKKAGMLTRDPRMKERKKPGLKKARKASQFSKR
- a CDS encoding ABC transporter permease, which translates into the protein MLKKIVGAEIMKMRRSFLLFLHLIILILFPLAVGMYYGNRKDSITSASMVIIFFEILSISSPILISIVVSSVFDREEKAGKFKNWLTEPVKKGIVVQDQLYYYWGLYGVEIIGTSLIYYLVLRLNSVNNVSFLKLIGVSIVFALCGLAQYELAQCAALKWNIGGTLTIGFFGTVISLLSITSLFDIVWPIIPWAWQMRLITFWQPGISWDLIKLVMIEYLIPLIFTILIILFSKWYFNRWEGK